The proteins below come from a single Lepeophtheirus salmonis chromosome 4, UVic_Lsal_1.4, whole genome shotgun sequence genomic window:
- the LOC121116681 gene encoding neuronal acetylcholine receptor subunit alpha-7 isoform X5 yields the protein MESNPEGLLQSLNCVYGGPHERRLLNDLLAIYNNLERPVFNESEPLKLSFGLTLQQIIDVDEKNQLLTTNVWLNLQWEDVNMRWNKSEYGGVEDIRIPPAKLWKPDVLMYNSADEAFDGTYPTNVVVSHTGSCTYIPPGIFKSTCKIDITWFPFDDQDCEMKFGSWTYNGFKLDLQTQNDEGVTSTYVLNGEWALLGVPGKRNEVFYDCCPEPYLDVTFVIKIRRRTLYYFFNLIVPCVLIASMAVLGFTLPPDSGEKLSLGVTILLSLTVFLNMVSATMPVTSDNPLLGVTIMLSITIFATIVGEMLPVSDATPLIGTYFNCIMFMVASSVVTTIMILNYHHRLADTHEMPNWVRCVFLQWIPWVLRMGRPGEKITRKTILMQNKMKELDLKERSSKSLLANVLDMDDDFRPASTLPHIHPHHPSHSLAGGSGTGSTANSSTKSGFRVTPGLHQPPPPPPPPPLGNSTGDVTLGDGMTSGIPPGIHRELSLILKEIRVITDKIREDEDTAAIENDWKFAAMVLDRLCLITFTMFTIIATVAVLFSAPHIIVT from the exons tgcagagtttaaatt GTGTTTATGGAGGCCCTCATGAACGTAGATTGCTCAATGATCTTCTAGCCATATATAATAACCTTGAACGTCCTGTATTCAATGAGTCAGAACCTCTAAAACTTTCATTTGGGTTGACTCTTCAGCAAATCATTGATGTG GATGAAAAAAATCAGCTCTTAACTACTAATGTGTGGTTAAATTTG CAATGGGAGGATGTGAATATGAGATGGAACAAGTCCGAATATGGTGGAGTTGAAGACATTCGAATACCTCCTGCAAAGCTTTGGAAACCTGATGTACTCATGTACAACAGTGCTGATGAAGCATTTGATGGTACCTACCCAACAAATGTTGTCGTATCCCATACAGGGAGTTGTACCTACATTCCTCCTGGGATCTTTAAGTCAACCTGTAAAATCGATATTACTTGGTTTCCATTTGATGACCAGGATTGCGAAATGAAGTTTGGTAGTTGGACTTATAACGGGTTTAAG TTGGATCTGCAAACTCAAAATGATGAAGGGGTTACCTCCACCTATGTTCTTAATGGTGAATGGGCTCTTTTAG GTGTTCCTGGGAAAAGGAATGAAGTATTCTATGATTGCTGCCCGGAGCCTTACCTGGACGTGACCTTTGTGATCAAAATTCGCCGGCgaactttgtattatttttttaatctaatagtACCCTGCGTGTTGATCGCGTCTATGGCTGTACTCGGGTTTACATTGCCCCCGGACTCGGGAGAAAAGCTTTCATTAG GTGTAACAATTCTACTCTCATTGACTGTGTTTCTTAATATGGTGTCTGCCACTATGCCAGTGACTTCAGATAATCCTCTACTAG GTGTTACAATTATGTTGTCTATAACAATATTTGCAACTATAGTTGGGGAAATGCTTCCTGTATCGGACGCTACTCCACTCATAG GAACCTATTTCAACTGCATCATGTTTATGGTAGCCTCCTCCGTGGTGACAACCattatgatattaaattatcatcATCGCCTTGCTGACACTCATGAAATGCCAAACTGG GTACGTTGCGTGTTTTTGCAATGGATCCCTTGGGTGCTCCGAATGGGTCGACCAGGTGAGAAGATCACTCGAAAGAcgattttaatgcaaaataaaatgaaggagtTGGACTTGAAAGAGAGGTCTTCCAAGAGTTTATTGGCAAATGTCCTTGACATGGATGATGACTTTCGTCCAGCTTCAACTCTGCCGCACATCCACCCCCATCATCCGTCTCATTCTCTTGCGGGTGGAAGTGGTACAGGCTCTACTGCTAATTCATCGACAAAAAGTGGGTTTCGAGTCACGCCAGGGTTACATCAGCCTCCGCCTCCACCACCACCGCCGCCTTTAGGGAATTCAACTGGTGATGTGACGTTGGGTGATGGAATGACGTCGGGTATTCCTCCTGGGATCCATCGAGAACTCAGTCTCATTCTCAAGGAAATCCGAGTCATCACAGATAAAATACGGGAAGACGAAGATACTGCTGCAATCGAAAATGATTGGAAATTTGCCGCCATGGTGCTAGATAGACTCTGTTTAATTACATTCACTATGTTTACGATAATAGCCACTGTTGCAGTTTTGTTCTCAGCCCCTCATATTATTGTCACATAA
- the LOC121116681 gene encoding neuronal acetylcholine receptor subunit alpha-7 isoform X29, with product MRNIDLSCWSCYLLFFLSTTLPISVYGGPHERRLLNDLLAIYNNLERPVFNESEPLKLSFGLTLQQIIDVDEKNQLLTTNVWLNLQWEDVNMRWNKSEYGGVEDIRIPPAKLWKPDVLMYNSADEAFDGTYPTNVVVSHTGSCTYIPPGIFKSTCKIDITWFPFDDQDCEMKFGSWTYNGFKLDLQTQNDEGVTSTYVLNGEWALLGVPGKRNEVFYDCCPEPYLDVTFVIKIRRRTLYYFFNLIVPCVLIASMAVLGFTLPPDSGEKLSLGTYFNCIMFMVASSVVTTIMILNYHHRLADTHEMPNWVRCVFLQWIPWVLRMGRPGEKITRKTILMQNKMKELDLKERSSKSLLANVLDMDDDFRPASTLPHIHPHHPSHSLAGGSGTGSTANSSTKSGFRVTPGLHQPPPPPPPPPLGNSTGDVTLGDGMTSGIPPGIHRELSLILKEIRVITDKIREDEDTAAIENDWKFAAMVLDRLCLITFTMFTIIATVAVLFSAPHIIVT from the exons ATGCGCAACATTGATCTCAGTTGCTGGTCCTGCTACTTGCTCTTTTTTCTCTCAACGACACTTCCAATAA GTGTTTATGGAGGCCCTCATGAACGTAGATTGCTCAATGATCTTCTAGCCATATATAATAACCTTGAACGTCCTGTATTCAATGAGTCAGAACCTCTAAAACTTTCATTTGGGTTGACTCTTCAGCAAATCATTGATGTG GATGAAAAAAATCAGCTCTTAACTACTAATGTGTGGTTAAATTTG CAATGGGAGGATGTGAATATGAGATGGAACAAGTCCGAATATGGTGGAGTTGAAGACATTCGAATACCTCCTGCAAAGCTTTGGAAACCTGATGTACTCATGTACAACAGTGCTGATGAAGCATTTGATGGTACCTACCCAACAAATGTTGTCGTATCCCATACAGGGAGTTGTACCTACATTCCTCCTGGGATCTTTAAGTCAACCTGTAAAATCGATATTACTTGGTTTCCATTTGATGACCAGGATTGCGAAATGAAGTTTGGTAGTTGGACTTATAACGGGTTTAAG TTGGATCTGCAAACTCAAAATGATGAAGGGGTTACCTCCACCTATGTTCTTAATGGTGAATGGGCTCTTTTAG GTGTTCCTGGGAAAAGGAATGAAGTATTCTATGATTGCTGCCCGGAGCCTTACCTGGACGTGACCTTTGTGATCAAAATTCGCCGGCgaactttgtattatttttttaatctaatagtACCCTGCGTGTTGATCGCGTCTATGGCTGTACTCGGGTTTACATTGCCCCCGGACTCGGGAGAAAAGCTTTCATTAG GAACCTATTTCAACTGCATCATGTTTATGGTAGCCTCCTCCGTGGTGACAACCattatgatattaaattatcatcATCGCCTTGCTGACACTCATGAAATGCCAAACTGG GTACGTTGCGTGTTTTTGCAATGGATCCCTTGGGTGCTCCGAATGGGTCGACCAGGTGAGAAGATCACTCGAAAGAcgattttaatgcaaaataaaatgaaggagtTGGACTTGAAAGAGAGGTCTTCCAAGAGTTTATTGGCAAATGTCCTTGACATGGATGATGACTTTCGTCCAGCTTCAACTCTGCCGCACATCCACCCCCATCATCCGTCTCATTCTCTTGCGGGTGGAAGTGGTACAGGCTCTACTGCTAATTCATCGACAAAAAGTGGGTTTCGAGTCACGCCAGGGTTACATCAGCCTCCGCCTCCACCACCACCGCCGCCTTTAGGGAATTCAACTGGTGATGTGACGTTGGGTGATGGAATGACGTCGGGTATTCCTCCTGGGATCCATCGAGAACTCAGTCTCATTCTCAAGGAAATCCGAGTCATCACAGATAAAATACGGGAAGACGAAGATACTGCTGCAATCGAAAATGATTGGAAATTTGCCGCCATGGTGCTAGATAGACTCTGTTTAATTACATTCACTATGTTTACGATAATAGCCACTGTTGCAGTTTTGTTCTCAGCCCCTCATATTATTGTCACATAA
- the LOC121116681 gene encoding neuronal acetylcholine receptor subunit alpha-7 isoform X28, with product MRNIDLSCWSCYLLFFLSTTLPISVYGGPHERRLLNDLLAIYNNLERPVFNESEPLKLSFGLTLQQIIDVQWEDVNMRWNKSEYGGVEDIRIPPAKLWKPDVLMYNSADEAFDGTYPTNVVVSHTGSCTYIPPGIFKSTCKIDITWFPFDDQDCEMKFGSWTYNGFKLDLQTQNDEGVTSTYVLNGEWALLGVPGKRNEVFYDCCPEPYLDVTFVIKIRRRTLYYFFNLIVPCVLIASMAVLGFTLPPDSGEKLSLGVTILLSLTVFLNMVSATMPVTSDNPLLGTYFNCIMFMVASSVVTTIMILNYHHRLADTHEMPNWVRCVFLQWIPWVLRMGRPGEKITRKTILMQNKMKELDLKERSSKSLLANVLDMDDDFRPASTLPHIHPHHPSHSLAGGSGTGSTANSSTKSGFRVTPGLHQPPPPPPPPPLGNSTGDVTLGDGMTSGIPPGIHRELSLILKEIRVITDKIREDEDTAAIENDWKFAAMVLDRLCLITFTMFTIIATVAVLFSAPHIIVT from the exons ATGCGCAACATTGATCTCAGTTGCTGGTCCTGCTACTTGCTCTTTTTTCTCTCAACGACACTTCCAATAA GTGTTTATGGAGGCCCTCATGAACGTAGATTGCTCAATGATCTTCTAGCCATATATAATAACCTTGAACGTCCTGTATTCAATGAGTCAGAACCTCTAAAACTTTCATTTGGGTTGACTCTTCAGCAAATCATTGATGTG CAATGGGAGGATGTGAATATGAGATGGAACAAGTCCGAATATGGTGGAGTTGAAGACATTCGAATACCTCCTGCAAAGCTTTGGAAACCTGATGTACTCATGTACAACAGTGCTGATGAAGCATTTGATGGTACCTACCCAACAAATGTTGTCGTATCCCATACAGGGAGTTGTACCTACATTCCTCCTGGGATCTTTAAGTCAACCTGTAAAATCGATATTACTTGGTTTCCATTTGATGACCAGGATTGCGAAATGAAGTTTGGTAGTTGGACTTATAACGGGTTTAAG TTGGATCTGCAAACTCAAAATGATGAAGGGGTTACCTCCACCTATGTTCTTAATGGTGAATGGGCTCTTTTAG GTGTTCCTGGGAAAAGGAATGAAGTATTCTATGATTGCTGCCCGGAGCCTTACCTGGACGTGACCTTTGTGATCAAAATTCGCCGGCgaactttgtattatttttttaatctaatagtACCCTGCGTGTTGATCGCGTCTATGGCTGTACTCGGGTTTACATTGCCCCCGGACTCGGGAGAAAAGCTTTCATTAG GTGTAACAATTCTACTCTCATTGACTGTGTTTCTTAATATGGTGTCTGCCACTATGCCAGTGACTTCAGATAATCCTCTACTAG GAACCTATTTCAACTGCATCATGTTTATGGTAGCCTCCTCCGTGGTGACAACCattatgatattaaattatcatcATCGCCTTGCTGACACTCATGAAATGCCAAACTGG GTACGTTGCGTGTTTTTGCAATGGATCCCTTGGGTGCTCCGAATGGGTCGACCAGGTGAGAAGATCACTCGAAAGAcgattttaatgcaaaataaaatgaaggagtTGGACTTGAAAGAGAGGTCTTCCAAGAGTTTATTGGCAAATGTCCTTGACATGGATGATGACTTTCGTCCAGCTTCAACTCTGCCGCACATCCACCCCCATCATCCGTCTCATTCTCTTGCGGGTGGAAGTGGTACAGGCTCTACTGCTAATTCATCGACAAAAAGTGGGTTTCGAGTCACGCCAGGGTTACATCAGCCTCCGCCTCCACCACCACCGCCGCCTTTAGGGAATTCAACTGGTGATGTGACGTTGGGTGATGGAATGACGTCGGGTATTCCTCCTGGGATCCATCGAGAACTCAGTCTCATTCTCAAGGAAATCCGAGTCATCACAGATAAAATACGGGAAGACGAAGATACTGCTGCAATCGAAAATGATTGGAAATTTGCCGCCATGGTGCTAGATAGACTCTGTTTAATTACATTCACTATGTTTACGATAATAGCCACTGTTGCAGTTTTGTTCTCAGCCCCTCATATTATTGTCACATAA
- the LOC121116681 gene encoding neuronal acetylcholine receptor subunit alpha-7 isoform X27 gives MRNIDLSCWSCYLLFFLSTTLPISVYGGPHERRLLNDLLAIYNNLERPVFNESEPLKLSFGLTLQQIIDVQWEDVNMRWNKSEYGGVEDIRIPPAKLWKPDVLMYNSADEAFDGTYPTNVVVSHTGSCTYIPPGIFKSTCKIDITWFPFDDQDCEMKFGSWTYNGFKLDLQTQNDEGVTSTYVLNGEWALLGVPGKRNEVFYDCCPEPYLDVTFVIKIRRRTLYYFFNLIVPCVLIASMAVLGFTLPPDSGEKLSLGVTIMLSITIFATIVGEMLPVSDATPLIGTYFNCIMFMVASSVVTTIMILNYHHRLADTHEMPNWVRCVFLQWIPWVLRMGRPGEKITRKTILMQNKMKELDLKERSSKSLLANVLDMDDDFRPASTLPHIHPHHPSHSLAGGSGTGSTANSSTKSGFRVTPGLHQPPPPPPPPPLGNSTGDVTLGDGMTSGIPPGIHRELSLILKEIRVITDKIREDEDTAAIENDWKFAAMVLDRLCLITFTMFTIIATVAVLFSAPHIIVT, from the exons ATGCGCAACATTGATCTCAGTTGCTGGTCCTGCTACTTGCTCTTTTTTCTCTCAACGACACTTCCAATAA GTGTTTATGGAGGCCCTCATGAACGTAGATTGCTCAATGATCTTCTAGCCATATATAATAACCTTGAACGTCCTGTATTCAATGAGTCAGAACCTCTAAAACTTTCATTTGGGTTGACTCTTCAGCAAATCATTGATGTG CAATGGGAGGATGTGAATATGAGATGGAACAAGTCCGAATATGGTGGAGTTGAAGACATTCGAATACCTCCTGCAAAGCTTTGGAAACCTGATGTACTCATGTACAACAGTGCTGATGAAGCATTTGATGGTACCTACCCAACAAATGTTGTCGTATCCCATACAGGGAGTTGTACCTACATTCCTCCTGGGATCTTTAAGTCAACCTGTAAAATCGATATTACTTGGTTTCCATTTGATGACCAGGATTGCGAAATGAAGTTTGGTAGTTGGACTTATAACGGGTTTAAG TTGGATCTGCAAACTCAAAATGATGAAGGGGTTACCTCCACCTATGTTCTTAATGGTGAATGGGCTCTTTTAG GTGTTCCTGGGAAAAGGAATGAAGTATTCTATGATTGCTGCCCGGAGCCTTACCTGGACGTGACCTTTGTGATCAAAATTCGCCGGCgaactttgtattatttttttaatctaatagtACCCTGCGTGTTGATCGCGTCTATGGCTGTACTCGGGTTTACATTGCCCCCGGACTCGGGAGAAAAGCTTTCATTAG GTGTTACAATTATGTTGTCTATAACAATATTTGCAACTATAGTTGGGGAAATGCTTCCTGTATCGGACGCTACTCCACTCATAG GAACCTATTTCAACTGCATCATGTTTATGGTAGCCTCCTCCGTGGTGACAACCattatgatattaaattatcatcATCGCCTTGCTGACACTCATGAAATGCCAAACTGG GTACGTTGCGTGTTTTTGCAATGGATCCCTTGGGTGCTCCGAATGGGTCGACCAGGTGAGAAGATCACTCGAAAGAcgattttaatgcaaaataaaatgaaggagtTGGACTTGAAAGAGAGGTCTTCCAAGAGTTTATTGGCAAATGTCCTTGACATGGATGATGACTTTCGTCCAGCTTCAACTCTGCCGCACATCCACCCCCATCATCCGTCTCATTCTCTTGCGGGTGGAAGTGGTACAGGCTCTACTGCTAATTCATCGACAAAAAGTGGGTTTCGAGTCACGCCAGGGTTACATCAGCCTCCGCCTCCACCACCACCGCCGCCTTTAGGGAATTCAACTGGTGATGTGACGTTGGGTGATGGAATGACGTCGGGTATTCCTCCTGGGATCCATCGAGAACTCAGTCTCATTCTCAAGGAAATCCGAGTCATCACAGATAAAATACGGGAAGACGAAGATACTGCTGCAATCGAAAATGATTGGAAATTTGCCGCCATGGTGCTAGATAGACTCTGTTTAATTACATTCACTATGTTTACGATAATAGCCACTGTTGCAGTTTTGTTCTCAGCCCCTCATATTATTGTCACATAA
- the LOC121116681 gene encoding neuronal acetylcholine receptor subunit alpha-7 isoform X33 produces the protein MRNIDLSCWSCYLLFFLSTTLPISVYGGPHERRLLNDLLAIYNNLERPVFNESEPLKLSFGLTLQQIIDVQWEDVNMRWNKSEYGGVEDIRIPPAKLWKPDVLMYNSADEAFDGTYPTNVVVSHTGSCTYIPPGIFKSTCKIDITWFPFDDQDCEMKFGSWTYNGFKLDLQTQNDEGVTSTYVLNGEWALLGVPGKRNEVFYDCCPEPYLDVTFVIKIRRRTLYYFFNLIVPCVLIASMAVLGFTLPPDSGEKLSLGTYFNCIMFMVASSVVTTIMILNYHHRLADTHEMPNWVRCVFLQWIPWVLRMGRPGEKITRKTILMQNKMKELDLKERSSKSLLANVLDMDDDFRPASTLPHIHPHHPSHSLAGGSGTGSTANSSTKSGFRVTPGLHQPPPPPPPPPLGNSTGDVTLGDGMTSGIPPGIHRELSLILKEIRVITDKIREDEDTAAIENDWKFAAMVLDRLCLITFTMFTIIATVAVLFSAPHIIVT, from the exons ATGCGCAACATTGATCTCAGTTGCTGGTCCTGCTACTTGCTCTTTTTTCTCTCAACGACACTTCCAATAA GTGTTTATGGAGGCCCTCATGAACGTAGATTGCTCAATGATCTTCTAGCCATATATAATAACCTTGAACGTCCTGTATTCAATGAGTCAGAACCTCTAAAACTTTCATTTGGGTTGACTCTTCAGCAAATCATTGATGTG CAATGGGAGGATGTGAATATGAGATGGAACAAGTCCGAATATGGTGGAGTTGAAGACATTCGAATACCTCCTGCAAAGCTTTGGAAACCTGATGTACTCATGTACAACAGTGCTGATGAAGCATTTGATGGTACCTACCCAACAAATGTTGTCGTATCCCATACAGGGAGTTGTACCTACATTCCTCCTGGGATCTTTAAGTCAACCTGTAAAATCGATATTACTTGGTTTCCATTTGATGACCAGGATTGCGAAATGAAGTTTGGTAGTTGGACTTATAACGGGTTTAAG TTGGATCTGCAAACTCAAAATGATGAAGGGGTTACCTCCACCTATGTTCTTAATGGTGAATGGGCTCTTTTAG GTGTTCCTGGGAAAAGGAATGAAGTATTCTATGATTGCTGCCCGGAGCCTTACCTGGACGTGACCTTTGTGATCAAAATTCGCCGGCgaactttgtattatttttttaatctaatagtACCCTGCGTGTTGATCGCGTCTATGGCTGTACTCGGGTTTACATTGCCCCCGGACTCGGGAGAAAAGCTTTCATTAG GAACCTATTTCAACTGCATCATGTTTATGGTAGCCTCCTCCGTGGTGACAACCattatgatattaaattatcatcATCGCCTTGCTGACACTCATGAAATGCCAAACTGG GTACGTTGCGTGTTTTTGCAATGGATCCCTTGGGTGCTCCGAATGGGTCGACCAGGTGAGAAGATCACTCGAAAGAcgattttaatgcaaaataaaatgaaggagtTGGACTTGAAAGAGAGGTCTTCCAAGAGTTTATTGGCAAATGTCCTTGACATGGATGATGACTTTCGTCCAGCTTCAACTCTGCCGCACATCCACCCCCATCATCCGTCTCATTCTCTTGCGGGTGGAAGTGGTACAGGCTCTACTGCTAATTCATCGACAAAAAGTGGGTTTCGAGTCACGCCAGGGTTACATCAGCCTCCGCCTCCACCACCACCGCCGCCTTTAGGGAATTCAACTGGTGATGTGACGTTGGGTGATGGAATGACGTCGGGTATTCCTCCTGGGATCCATCGAGAACTCAGTCTCATTCTCAAGGAAATCCGAGTCATCACAGATAAAATACGGGAAGACGAAGATACTGCTGCAATCGAAAATGATTGGAAATTTGCCGCCATGGTGCTAGATAGACTCTGTTTAATTACATTCACTATGTTTACGATAATAGCCACTGTTGCAGTTTTGTTCTCAGCCCCTCATATTATTGTCACATAA
- the LOC121116681 gene encoding neuronal acetylcholine receptor subunit alpha-7 isoform X24, giving the protein MRNIDLSCWSCYLLFFLSTTLPISVYGGPHERRLLNDLLAIYNNLERPVFNESEPLKLSFGLTLQQIIDVDEKNQILTTNIWLNLQWEDVNMRWNKSEYGGVEDIRIPPAKLWKPDVLMYNSADEAFDGTYPTNVVVSHTGSCTYIPPGIFKSTCKIDITWFPFDDQDCEMKFGSWTYNGFKLNLGLNKPEGETNTFIPNGEWLLLGVPGKRNEVFYDCCPEPYLDVTFVIKIRRRTLYYFFNLIVPCVLIASMAVLGFTLPPDSGEKLSLGVTIMLSITIFATIVGEMLPVSDATPLIGTYFNCIMFMVASSVVTTIMILNYHHRLADTHEMPNWVRCVFLQWIPWVLRMGRPGEKITRKTILMQNKMKELDLKERSSKSLLANVLDMDDDFRPASTLPHIHPHHPSHSLAGGSGTGSTANSSTKSGFRVTPGLHQPPPPPPPPPLGNSTGDVTLGDGMTSGIPPGIHRELSLILKEIRVITDKIREDEDTAAIENDWKFAAMVLDRLCLITFTMFTIIATVAVLFSAPHIIVT; this is encoded by the exons ATGCGCAACATTGATCTCAGTTGCTGGTCCTGCTACTTGCTCTTTTTTCTCTCAACGACACTTCCAATAA GTGTTTATGGAGGCCCTCATGAACGTAGATTGCTCAATGATCTTCTAGCCATATATAATAACCTTGAACGTCCTGTATTCAATGAGTCAGAACCTCTAAAACTTTCATTTGGGTTGACTCTTCAGCAAATCATTGATGTG GATGAGAAAAATCAAATCCTCACAACAAATATTTGGTTAAATTTG CAATGGGAGGATGTGAATATGAGATGGAACAAGTCCGAATATGGTGGAGTTGAAGACATTCGAATACCTCCTGCAAAGCTTTGGAAACCTGATGTACTCATGTACAACAGTGCTGATGAAGCATTTGATGGTACCTACCCAACAAATGTTGTCGTATCCCATACAGGGAGTTGTACCTACATTCCTCCTGGGATCTTTAAGTCAACCTGTAAAATCGATATTACTTGGTTTCCATTTGATGACCAGGATTGCGAAATGAAGTTTGGTAGTTGGACTTATAACGGGTTTAAG cTAAACTTAGGCCTCAATAAGCCTGAAGGAGAAACAAACACATTTATACCCAATGGCGAATGGCTGCTTCTAG GTGTTCCTGGGAAAAGGAATGAAGTATTCTATGATTGCTGCCCGGAGCCTTACCTGGACGTGACCTTTGTGATCAAAATTCGCCGGCgaactttgtattatttttttaatctaatagtACCCTGCGTGTTGATCGCGTCTATGGCTGTACTCGGGTTTACATTGCCCCCGGACTCGGGAGAAAAGCTTTCATTAG GTGTTACAATTATGTTGTCTATAACAATATTTGCAACTATAGTTGGGGAAATGCTTCCTGTATCGGACGCTACTCCACTCATAG GAACCTATTTCAACTGCATCATGTTTATGGTAGCCTCCTCCGTGGTGACAACCattatgatattaaattatcatcATCGCCTTGCTGACACTCATGAAATGCCAAACTGG GTACGTTGCGTGTTTTTGCAATGGATCCCTTGGGTGCTCCGAATGGGTCGACCAGGTGAGAAGATCACTCGAAAGAcgattttaatgcaaaataaaatgaaggagtTGGACTTGAAAGAGAGGTCTTCCAAGAGTTTATTGGCAAATGTCCTTGACATGGATGATGACTTTCGTCCAGCTTCAACTCTGCCGCACATCCACCCCCATCATCCGTCTCATTCTCTTGCGGGTGGAAGTGGTACAGGCTCTACTGCTAATTCATCGACAAAAAGTGGGTTTCGAGTCACGCCAGGGTTACATCAGCCTCCGCCTCCACCACCACCGCCGCCTTTAGGGAATTCAACTGGTGATGTGACGTTGGGTGATGGAATGACGTCGGGTATTCCTCCTGGGATCCATCGAGAACTCAGTCTCATTCTCAAGGAAATCCGAGTCATCACAGATAAAATACGGGAAGACGAAGATACTGCTGCAATCGAAAATGATTGGAAATTTGCCGCCATGGTGCTAGATAGACTCTGTTTAATTACATTCACTATGTTTACGATAATAGCCACTGTTGCAGTTTTGTTCTCAGCCCCTCATATTATTGTCACATAA